A stretch of Primulina tabacum isolate GXHZ01 chromosome 13, ASM2559414v2, whole genome shotgun sequence DNA encodes these proteins:
- the LOC142523003 gene encoding 1-acyl-sn-glycerol-3-phosphate acyltransferase-like has protein sequence MAIYISNHASPIDIFLVMWLTPTGTIGIAKKEIISYPLIGQLYVLANHLRIDRSNPTAAIESMKEVVNAIVKNDLSLIIFPEGTRSKNGRLLPFKKGFVHLALQTHRPIVPIVLTGTHRAWRKGSLHERPAPITVRYLPPIRTNDWAPEKLGDYVRLVQDVYVKNIPESQRPS, from the exons ATGGCCATTTACATCAGCAATCATGCATCTCCCATAGACATTTTCCTTGTAATGTGGTTGACTCCTACCGGAACTATTGGCATTGCAAAGAAAGAG ATAATATCTTATCCACTCATTGGACAGTTATACGTTTTGGCTAACCATCTTCGAATAGACAGATCCAACCCGACTGCAGCTATAGAGTCTATGAAGGAG GTAGTTAATGCAATTGTAAAGAATGATCTGTCTTTGATCATATTCCCAGAAGGCACGCGTTCTAAAAATGGCCGCTTGCTACCTTTCAAGAAG GGTTTTGTGCATTTGGCACTGCAAACTCATCGTCCAATAGTTCCAATAGTCCTGACGGGTACCCATCGAGCATGGAGAAAGGGCAGCTTGCATGAGAGACCGGCACCTATTACTGTAAGATATCTGCCTCCAATTCGAACCAATGATTGGGCACCCGAAAAACTTGGAGATTATGTTCGACTTGTTCAGGATGTTTATGTGAAAAATATTCCCGAGTCTCAAAGGCCTTCGTAA
- the LOC142522166 gene encoding calcium-dependent protein kinase 2-like produces the protein MGICVSKQTDAKSTANGKKSKNGVHNPIQFTMSPGYAAQLPHVTPPGNPQLPIHKANNTILGKPYEDVKAHYNLGSELGKGQFGVTHLCIDISTGQKYACKSISKKKLVTKSDKEDMRREIQIMQHMSGQPNIVEFKGAYEDKDSVHLVMELCEGGELFDRIIAKGHYNEKDASSMCRSIVNVVHICHFMGVMHRDLKPENFLLSNKSEHALLKATDFGLSVFIEEGKIYKDVVGSAYYVAPEVLRRKYGKEADIWSAGVMLYILLSGVPPFWAETEKGIFDSILRGRIDFESQPWPSISPSAKDLVRRMLSEDPKKRITAAEVLEHPWIRGGEASDKPIDSAVLSRMKQFRAMNKLKKLALKVIAENLSAEEIQGLKAMFTNMDTDNSGSITYEELKTGLARLGSKLTEAEVKQLMDAADVDGNGTIDYIEFITATMHRHRLEREENLYKAFQHFDKDNSGFITRDELETAMQEYGIGDPSTIKEIISEVDSDNDGRINYEEFCTMMRTGTQQPGKMF, from the exons ATGGGGATCTGTGTAAGCAAACAGACAGATGCGAAGTCAACTGCTAATGGGAAGAAATCAAAAAACGGAGTCCACAACCCAATTCAATTCACGATGTCCCCGGGCTACGCAGCTCAGTTACCGCACGTAACACCTCCAGGAAACCCGCAGCTACCAATTCACAAAGCAAACAACACGATTCTTGGGAAGCCGTATGAGGATGTTAAAGCACATTACAACCTCGGATCAGAACTGGGAAAGGGTCAATTTGGAGTCACGCATCTCTGCATTGATATTTCAACTGGTCAGAAGTATGCGTGCAAGTCCATTTCCAAGAAAAAACTCGTCACGAAGAGCGACAAAGAGGATATGAGGAGAGAGATTCAGATAATGCAGCATATGAGTGGGCAGCCTAACATTGTTGAGTTTAAGGGTGCTTATGAAGACAAGGATTCGGTGCATTTGGTGATGGAATTGTGTGAAGGTGGAGAACTTTTTGATCGGATTATTGCCAAGGGACATTACAATGAAAAGGACGCGTCTTCGATGTGCAGAAGCATTGTGAATGTGGTGCACATTTGCCATTTTATGGGCGTGATGCACAGGGATCTTAAGCCAGAGAATTTCTTGTTATCTAATAAGAGTGAACACGCTCTTCTCAAAGCAACAGATTTCGGGTTATCGGTTTTCATTGAAGAAG GTAAAATATACAAGGATGTAGTAGGGAGTGCCTATTACGTAGCACCCGAAGTTTTACGACGCAAATATGGAAAAGAAGCTGACATATGGAGTGCGGGAGTCATGTTGTATATTTTACTTTCCGGTGTGCCTCCTTTTTGGGCTG AAACTGAGAAAGGAATATTTGATTCAATACTTAGAGGACGCATTGATTTCGAAAGTCAACCTTGGCCCTCAATTTCACCTAGCGCCAAGGATCTGGTCCGTAGGATGCTTAGTGAGGATCCAAAGAAACGAATTACAGCTGCCGAAGTTCTTG AGCATCCTTGGATTAGAGGAGGGGAAGCATCAGATAAACCGATAGACAGTGCAGTGCTCTCTAGGATGAAGCAATTCAGGGCAATGAACAAGCTTAAAAAACTTGCACTTAAG GTCATCGCGGAAAATCTTTCTGCAGAAGAAATTCAAGGGCTTAAAGCAATGTTCACAAATATGGATACTGATAATAGTGGCAGTATCACTTACGAAGAACTTAAAACTGGATTGGCTAGACTCGGCTCAAAACTTACTGAGGCTGAAGTTAAACAGCTAATGGACGCC GCTGATGTGGATGGAAATGGGACGATTGACTACATTGAGTTCATCACCGCTACAATGCACAGACACAGATTAGAAAGGGAAGAAAATCTGTACAAAGCATTCCAACACTTTGACAAAGATAATAGTGG GTTCATCACGAGGGATGAACTTGAAACTGCTATGCAAGAGTATGGAATTGGCGACCCATCCACAATAAAAGAAATCATCTCTGAAGTTGACTCTGATAAT GATGGGAGAATCAACTATGAAGAGTTCTGTACCATGATGAGAACTGGAACTCAACAGCCAGGCAAGATGTTCTAA
- the LOC142523002 gene encoding reactive Intermediate Deaminase A, chloroplastic, which produces MAWCARSFHLPAVDVGVLRYKAPLAVGVGCVSLAGVNVRRSARSPPFASLGMSTHANAGIKEAIHTEKAPAALGPYSQAIKANNMLFVSGVLGLVPETGKFVSDNVEEQTEQLLKNMGEILKASGANYSSVVKTTIMLADLKDFKKVNEIYAKYFPAPAPARSTYQVAALPMDARIEIECIAAL; this is translated from the exons ATGGCGTGGTGTGCGAGGTCTTTTCATTTGCCGGCCGTTGATGTGGGCGTACTGCGGTATAAGGCGCCATTAGCCGTCGGCGTGGGTTGTGTATCCTTGGCCGGCGTCAACGTTCGCCGCTCAGCCCGATCTCCTCCCTTCGCTTCTTTAGGCATGTCTACTCATGCTAATGCAG GTATAAAGGAGGCCATCCATACCGAAAAGGCTCCCGCAGCATTGGGGCCGTATTCTCAAGCCATCAAAGCAAATAATATGCTTTTTGTGTCTGGGGTTCTTGGATTAGTTCCAGAG ACTGGAAAGTTTGTCTCAGATAATGTAGAGGAACAAACTGAGCAG TTACTTAAGAATATGGGTGAGATACTTAAAGCTAGTGGTGCCAACTATTCTTCAGTTGTGAAGACAACAATCAT GTTGGCTGATCTGAAAGACTTCAAGAAAGTCAATGAAATTTATGCTAAAT ATTTTCCCGCACCTGCTCCTGCTCGTTCGACCTACCAGGTTGCAGCACTGCCCATGGATGCAAGGATTGAAATCGAATGCATAGCTGCACTATAA
- the LOC142522167 gene encoding protein translation factor SUI1 homolog: MVDIDLEIPTTFDPFAEAKDSGAPGAKEYVHIRIQQRNGKKSLTTVQGLKKEFSYDKILKDLKKEFCCNGNVVQDKELGKVIQLQGDQRKNVSQFLINAGILKKDQIKIHGF, from the coding sequence ATGGTTGACATTGACTTGGAAATTCCAACCACTTTTGATCCCTTTGCCGAGGCCAAAGATTCGGGTGCCCCTGGTGCTAAGGAGTATGTTCATATACGCATACAGCAGAGGAATGGAAAGAAAAGCTTGACGACTGTGCAGGGGCTGAAGAAGGAATTCAGCTACGATAAGATTCTTAAAGATCTCAAGAAAGAGTTCTGCTGCAACGGTAATGTTGTTCAGGACAAAGAGCTGGGGAAGGTGATTCAGCTCCAAGGGGATCAGCGGAAGAATGTATCGCAGTTTCTGATTAACGCTGGCATCCTCAAGAAGGATCAGATCAAGATACATGGTTTCTAA